The bacterium genome segment ACACCTCGATGGGCATGTCGTGGAAGTTTCCCGACAGGGTCCAGATCATCCCGTCCTCGCCGTCGCGGCCCTGCGACGCTCCCCATCCGCCCACGTGGGGCTCGTTGTCGAGGAACAGCTCGTCGGTGCGCGGGTTGATGCCGGTGAACTGGAACACCATCCCGTCGCCGTAGTGGGCGGCGGGGACGGTCTCGGCCAGGGCGGGCGAGAGGGCCGCGCAGATCAGGTCGATCATGAGTCCCAGGGGGGTGAAGTAGAACTGGCACGCGGCCGGGGACCGGGCATGGAGGATCGATCCGGGCCGGGTCTTGACCTCGAGGGGGCGGAAGGTGCCTCCGTTGACGGGGTGGTGGGAGTTGAACAGGTACTTGAAGGCCAGGCGGCAGGCGGACAGGGTCTGCACGGCCCCGCAGTTGATGGGGCCCTGGCCGGGTCCGTCCGCCTCGGTGAGGTCGAAGAGCAGGCGCTCACCCTCCACGGTGATCTTGACCTTGATGCGGACCGGGTCGTCGCCCACCCCGTCGGAGTCCAGGAAGCCCTCGGCGGCGTACTCGCCGTCGGGGATGGCTCGGATGGCTTCCCGGTCGAGTTGCTCGCTCTGGCGGAAGATCTCCTCGGCGGCGGCTTCCACGGTGTCCCGCCCGTAGCGGTCGAAGAGGGCGCCCAGGCGGTGCTCGCCGATGGAGGCCACCGCGAACTGGGCGGTCATGTCGCCGATGGCGGAGCGGGGGAAGCGAACGTTGGCTTCGATGATGTCCCATATGTCCTGCACGGGCTCGCCGTTTCTCACCACCATGGTGGGGGGCAGGCGGACCCCCTCCTGGAAGATCTCGACCGAGTCCATCGGCACCCCCGGATCCTTGGCGCCTATGTCCAGCCAGTGGGCCCGGGAGGCGGCGAAGCCGGCCAGGTCGCCCCGGTAGAAGATGGGGGCGAAGACCGTGACGTCATGCATGTGGGTGCCGGTCAAATACGCGTCGTTCATGATCCAGATGTCGCCCTGGCCCCATACGGACCGCCCGAACATCTCCTCGGTGGCGAGGGTGCAGGCCTCCAGATTGCCGAGGAACAGCGGCACCCCCGAGGACTGGCCCAGCACCCGGTGCTTGCTGTCGATGAGCGCCACCGCGCAGTCCTTCGACTCGTAGATCACCGGCGTGTAGGCCGAACGGATCAACGCCGCGTTCATCTCCTCCGCCGCCATGATGAAGGCGTTCCGGAGGATCTCGATCGTGATCGGGTCGGGTCTCATAGCGGTAGAACTCCGATCATCAGGCAACCGTTCGCTGCCCGGCCTAGTCGGCGAGGTCAGCCGATCGATTGATGTAGTCCACGGTGGCCTCTATCTCTTCCTGGATGGCGATCAACTGGGCGCGAAGTTCTGTCGTCGCCTTGGAATAGTCGTCAGGGCTGCGGAAATGGGACGTCTTGGTCAGCTCGGTTGCAAGGTCGTTGAGCCTCTTGGCAAGCGTCTCGTACTTGAGACGTACGTTCTGGATCTCGTCCGCGAGGTTCAGCATGCGAGTCACCGTACCCTGAGTGTAGATCGTTAGGAAAGCAGCGCGACGGGGTGGTGGCATCGTACCCAGCTGTTGGGCGAGCGGTGTCGCTTGTAACGATCGATAAATCCCTTCCATGCATCCCCAGTTGAAGCCAATTGTGAGATTTGCGCCTTCGAAACTAGGCGATTCGCGCTCATGATCGGCCCGAATCGGTGGGCACTTAGCGGTGAATCTACATAGTGGTCGGGGCAGGCTTCCGTACTGGAGCCTGGGTCACTCGGCGGGTCGTGCTCTCATCCGTCCAGCCACTCGTCTCGCGAGATCCCGGCCTGGCGTAGGATCTGCCGGAGCAGGGGTACGCTCACTTCCTGACCGGAATGCGGGTTCGGGATGGTCACCGGATATTCTCGCCCCGGTTGCACCATATGAGAATGCTTCGATCCTCGTATCGGTCCTTCCCAGCCAAAGCTGCGGAGCTTCCTCAGGAGATCGCGGTGGCTAACGGGGGTTAGCCGTCGGCTCATCAGCCGAGGCTGATGCCGCCCATGGCAGGTAGCGGTGGCTGGTTCCCGGTTCGCAAGTGAACCTCGGCCCAATCAGCCAGAACATCTTCGAGCTCACGGATGGCCGCCTCAGGAGTAGACCCGCTAGCCCACGCACCCTTGCAGGCCGGAACGGTAGCGAAGTAACCGGCCGGATCGCTCATGGCCTCTACCTCGGCCTGAGCGATTGCAGCCTTAGCCCATCGAGCGATTGCGGTGGTGTCATTTGCGGTTATTGCGACGGCGGTGTCAGTCGCGGCCATCGGTGGCTCCTTCTTGTGCTTCGTCACTACAGTATACCGAGTAGCAGTGTAAAACGTACCCCAACGTCGAGGAGGTCGTGCTCCATATGGTCGTCTACGAACCTGTGCGGTGCCAGCGAGCTGTGGTTGAGCAGCATGCTACAGCGGCGGGGCTTTGATGATCAGGCAGCCGTACTCGTCGATGGTGGCGGAGCCTTCGGGGGGGATGACGGTGGTGGCGGTGGCCTCCTCGACGATGGCGGGGCCGGCGATGGCGCATCCGGGCATCAGGTACTCGCGGTGGAACCGGGCGGTGGGATAGGAGCCGGTGGCGAACAGCACCGGGGTAGTCTTGGACGGCGCGTCGGAGGGGTGGTCGGGGCGGTAGTTGGGCTGGAGGAGGGGGCGTCCCACGTCGCCCAGGGCGGTGAGCCTCAGGTTGACGGTCTCGAGCGAGGCATCGGGGTTGGAGTGGCCGTAGCGGGCGCGGTAGGTGTCCTCGAAGCGTCTGTGCAGGCCGGCGAGATGGCCGTCCGCGGACGGGGAGGCGCCGTTTGGGAGCGTGACGGTCAGGGTGTGTTCCTGGCCCTGGTAGCGCATGTCGAGGCGCTGTACGAGGGAGATTGCATCGTGGCCCACGCCCTCTCCGAGCAGGCTGCCGACGGCCGTCTCTCCCAGTCTGGCGAAGCGGGTCTCCACGTCAGCCGTGTCCAGGTCGGCGAAGTCGCGGAAGAAGGCCTCGCTGAAGTCCTGGCGCACCGCCGACTGCAGCATGCCCCAGGCCGAGAAGCCGCCCGGGTCGGGGGGGACTATCACTTCGGCGATGCCCATCTCCTGGGCGAGCGCCACGGCGTGCATGGGACCGGCGCCGCCGAAGGCCACCAGGCTGAACTCCCGGGGTTCGATGCCCCGTTCCACGGTGAGGGTGCGTATGGCCTGGGACATCTTGGCGTTGATCACCTCGATGATCCCGAGCGCCAGTTTCTCCCCGTCCAGTTCCAGCCTGGCCCCTAGATCCTCGAGGGCCTGCCGGGCCGCATCGACGTCGAGGGTGAGGTTGCCGCCCAGGAAGTAGGTGGGGTCGATCCTGCCCAGGTACAGGTTGGCGTCGGTGACGGTGGGGCGGGACCCTCCCCTTCCGTAGCAGGCGGGGCCGGGATGGGCGCCGGCGCTCTCGGGCCCCACCCGCAGGCCTCCGGCCTGCTGGTAGGCGAGCGACCCGCCGCCAGCCCCGATGGTGTGGATGTCCACCACGGGCATGAGCACGGGCAGGCCCTCCAGCAGGGCGGAGGGGGAGCTGTCGGCATGGCCGGCGGTGATCAGGCTCACGTCGAAGCTGGTGCCTCCCAGGTCGATACAGATCAGGTTGGGCCGGTCCAGGACCTCGGCGAGCGCCACACCTCCGGCCGCGCCCCCCACCGGGCCGGACAGGAGGGTCTGGAGCGGACGTTCGGAGGCGGAGCGAGCGGAGATGACTCCCCC includes the following:
- a CDS encoding hydantoinase B/oxoprolinase family protein, yielding MRPDPITIEILRNAFIMAAEEMNAALIRSAYTPVIYESKDCAVALIDSKHRVLGQSSGVPLFLGNLEACTLATEEMFGRSVWGQGDIWIMNDAYLTGTHMHDVTVFAPIFYRGDLAGFAASRAHWLDIGAKDPGVPMDSVEIFQEGVRLPPTMVVRNGEPVQDIWDIIEANVRFPRSAIGDMTAQFAVASIGEHRLGALFDRYGRDTVEAAAEEIFRQSEQLDREAIRAIPDGEYAAEGFLDSDGVGDDPVRIKVKITVEGERLLFDLTEADGPGQGPINCGAVQTLSACRLAFKYLFNSHHPVNGGTFRPLEVKTRPGSILHARSPAACQFYFTPLGLMIDLICAALSPALAETVPAAHYGDGMVFQFTGINPRTDELFLDNEPHVGGWGASQGRDGEDGMIWTLSGNFHDMPIEVFESKFPALITEYGYRQDSAGPGKWRGGNGIIREYRMTTDTEMSLWFERSGNPAWGLFGGKDGAPPDVVINPGTPRETRRLKTNRMPLREGDVVRCYTGGGGGYGNPLDRDPQAVQDDLADGHISPDYARRHH
- a CDS encoding type II toxin-antitoxin system HicA family toxin; the encoded protein is MSRRLTPVSHRDLLRKLRSFGWEGPIRGSKHSHMVQPGREYPVTIPNPHSGQEVSVPLLRQILRQAGISRDEWLDG
- a CDS encoding type II toxin-antitoxin system HicB family antitoxin — encoded protein: MAATDTAVAITANDTTAIARWAKAAIAQAEVEAMSDPAGYFATVPACKGAWASGSTPEAAIRELEDVLADWAEVHLRTGNQPPLPAMGGISLG
- a CDS encoding hydantoinase/oxoprolinase family protein is translated as MKLRVATDIGGTFTDVVAYDPDLGRYTTAKAPSRSDDLAGGVMDALALVVDDPSGVESFVHGSTVGLNAFLQRRGERVILMATRGASDIYHVARGNRLDMFNIRYRKPVPLIPRRDIIPVGGRLDSDGNELAPLDHDDLRRAAERIRSENVRSVAVAFLFSYVDPSHELAAGEILAELLPGVSVSLSHQVAAEWREYERTASAVMDAYIAPSVSRYMADLSTRLTGRGMEAPLRVMQSNGGVISARSASERPLQTLLSGPVGGAAGGVALAEVLDRPNLICIDLGGTSFDVSLITAGHADSSPSALLEGLPVLMPVVDIHTIGAGGGSLAYQQAGGLRVGPESAGAHPGPACYGRGGSRPTVTDANLYLGRIDPTYFLGGNLTLDVDAARQALEDLGARLELDGEKLALGIIEVINAKMSQAIRTLTVERGIEPREFSLVAFGGAGPMHAVALAQEMGIAEVIVPPDPGGFSAWGMLQSAVRQDFSEAFFRDFADLDTADVETRFARLGETAVGSLLGEGVGHDAISLVQRLDMRYQGQEHTLTVTLPNGASPSADGHLAGLHRRFEDTYRARYGHSNPDASLETVNLRLTALGDVGRPLLQPNYRPDHPSDAPSKTTPVLFATGSYPTARFHREYLMPGCAIAGPAIVEEATATTVIPPEGSATIDEYGCLIIKAPPL